In Pleurocapsa sp. PCC 7319, the following are encoded in one genomic region:
- a CDS encoding carbohydrate kinase, with the protein MNTKAIAQPPARVICLGEVLFDCLANELGKSASEITSWTPYPGGAPANVACALVKLGTSSAFIGCVGKDVRGHELVQLLQSVGVNIAGIQYNSQVPTRQVYVTRSISGDRTFAGFGDKRADQFADAYLQAQHLPPELFLEAEYLVLGTLELAYPQSRAAVFRALELADEYHLKIVLDVNWRPMFWRNEEEVLPLINQLWQYVDFLKLAEEEAQWLFDTTDAGAISYRLGSVEGVIVSNGDAQVSYCLSDNEGTVEPMKVSVKDTTGAGDAFLAGLIHQLCQHSTQKLQDPQLAQEIIRYACAVGGLTTTKPGAIAAQPSSAEVASFLQQNLC; encoded by the coding sequence TTGAATACTAAAGCGATCGCCCAACCCCCTGCCAGAGTTATTTGTTTGGGGGAGGTGTTGTTTGATTGTCTCGCTAATGAATTGGGAAAGTCTGCATCGGAAATTACATCTTGGACTCCCTATCCAGGAGGAGCACCTGCCAATGTTGCCTGTGCTTTAGTTAAGCTAGGAACTTCCTCGGCGTTTATTGGCTGTGTAGGCAAAGATGTTCGAGGTCATGAACTAGTTCAACTACTACAATCTGTCGGAGTCAATATTGCTGGCATACAATACAATAGCCAAGTTCCCACCAGGCAAGTATATGTCACCCGGAGCATCAGCGGAGATCGCACTTTCGCCGGTTTTGGCGATAAGAGAGCAGATCAATTTGCAGATGCTTATCTTCAAGCTCAACATCTACCTCCAGAATTATTTTTAGAAGCCGAGTATTTAGTTTTGGGAACTCTAGAGCTAGCCTATCCTCAAAGTAGAGCAGCCGTTTTTCGAGCTCTAGAGCTAGCTGACGAATATCATCTGAAGATAGTTCTGGATGTCAACTGGCGACCGATGTTTTGGCGCAATGAGGAGGAAGTCTTACCACTAATTAATCAGCTGTGGCAGTATGTAGATTTTCTCAAGTTAGCAGAGGAAGAAGCCCAGTGGCTGTTTGATACTACCGATGCAGGAGCAATTTCTTACCGTCTTGGTTCTGTTGAGGGAGTTATTGTCAGTAACGGTGATGCTCAAGTTAGCTACTGTCTGAGCGATAATGAAGGCACAGTTGAGCCGATGAAAGTGTCGGTAAAAGATACTACTGGTGCGGGGGATGCTTTTTTAGCTGGCTTGATTCACCAATTATGTCAGCATAGTACGCAAAAGCTGCAAGATCCTCAATTGGCTCAGGAGATTATTCGATATGCCTGTGCAGTCGGGGGACTAACTACTACTAAACCTGGTGCGATCGCTGCTCAACCTAGTTCTGCCGAAGTTGCATCTTTCCTACAACAAAATTTGTGTTAG
- a CDS encoding YlqD family protein, protein MDYSNASLLLKRPVTVKAIVTAQWKEEVSQQLQKQVAQIDKQMQQLEMQGKRTIEEITKQAKDPAGPQVKKQTENIQGQVSQKKAEMLEKKNQLLQQLQQIQLLELNNEVIQAQMESFFRLEKGDNLVKKLNVEVVLRDGVVEEIRGEL, encoded by the coding sequence ATGGATTACTCAAACGCTAGCTTGCTTTTAAAACGTCCAGTAACTGTTAAGGCCATTGTTACGGCTCAATGGAAAGAAGAAGTGTCTCAACAACTTCAAAAACAGGTTGCTCAGATCGATAAGCAAATGCAGCAGCTAGAAATGCAAGGAAAAAGAACCATTGAAGAGATTACTAAACAGGCAAAAGACCCCGCTGGCCCACAGGTAAAAAAACAAACTGAAAATATCCAAGGGCAGGTAAGTCAAAAAAAAGCCGAAATGCTGGAAAAGAAAAATCAATTGTTACAGCAGCTGCAACAAATACAGTTATTAGAGCTAAATAATGAAGTTATTCAAGCTCAAATGGAAAGCTTCTTTCGATTGGAAAAAGGAGATAACTTAGTCAAAAAACTAAATGTAGAAGTTGTTTTGCGAGATGGAGTAGTCGAGGAAATTCGTGGGGAACTTTAG